CTGATCACCGCCCTGCTGCTGAAACGTCTGGTGCTGCCTGCCGGTGAAGCGGATCTGCAACCGGCACAACATTGGGCTGACCCGGAGGTCAGCGGTGAGATGAATGGCCATCGCGGCCCGGTAATGATTCAGGTGCGCTACCAGGTGCCGCAGTCCGATCGTGCCGACTTCAAACGCGCCATGCGCAAACTGGCCGCCGCGCGCCGTCGTGATGGGGCCTATGCCTGGGGATTGATGGAACAGAGCGATGACCCCACCGCGCTGCTGGAGTGGTTCCTGGTGGAGTCATGGCAAGAACACCTGCGCCAACACCAGCGCGTCTCGCGTGCCGATGTGGCGCTGCAACAGGCGGTGCTGCAATATCATCAGGGTGACGAACCGCCACAGGTCAGCCACCATATTTCTATCTAATCTCAGGCTGGCAGGTAAATGTCGTGCAGCCCCGGTAGCGTGAGTAAGCGCTCACGCCACCAGCTGGCGGCATTACCGTTGGCGCTTTCATTCCACGCCAGATAGGCCATGTCGCGTCGGCACTCACTGTCGAGCTGACGTTCCACCAGCGCCCCGCTGCGCAGATGCGGTTCCGCCAGGTAACGCGGCAGGTAGCCGCAGCCTAAACCGGCGAGCTGTGCCTGTAACTTAGACGGAAAATCATGCACGCTCAGGGTCTTCTGCTCATCCAGCACGCGCAAATCCATCCCCGCCCCATGGCGTGATGAATCATGCACCGTCACCGCGCGATACTGGCGGATTTGCTCGCGCAACAGCGGTTCCGGCGCGGCAGCCAGTGGATGCTCTGGCGCGACGGCAAACACGTATTCCAGCCAGCCCAGCGCCTGACAGCCAATCTCTTTTCGCGTGGCCGGTTCCTGTACCGCGCCAAACACGATATCCGCCTCGCCGTAATGCAGCGCTTCCCAGCACCCCGCCAGCACGTCATGACGGAATTGCAGCTGGGTATGCGAATGCTGCTGATAAAACTCATCAATCAGCGGCGTCAGCAGGCTAAACGGCACCGAGGCATCTACGCTGATCACCAATTGACTCTCCCAACCGCTCTCCACGTAGCGTGCCTGTTGCTCCAGCTCATTTACCGCACGCAGCAGCGTCCGGCCTTTTTCCAGCATCAGACGCCCGGTTGGTGTAAAGGTGGCGCGATGACCAGAGCGATCCAACAGCGTGATTTTGAGATCACTCTCCATCTTCTGCACGGTATAGCTCAGCGCCGACGCGGTTTTAAATAGCCGTGCCGCCGCAGCCGCAAAGGTGCCATGACGATCGAGCGCATCCAGAATCAGCAGCGCCTCGAGGTTTAAAC
The DNA window shown above is from Pantoea sp. At-9b and carries:
- a CDS encoding LysR family transcriptional regulator; protein product: MRLNLEALLILDALDRHGTFAAAAARLFKTASALSYTVQKMESDLKITLLDRSGHRATFTPTGRLMLEKGRTLLRAVNELEQQARYVESGWESQLVISVDASVPFSLLTPLIDEFYQQHSHTQLQFRHDVLAGCWEALHYGEADIVFGAVQEPATRKEIGCQALGWLEYVFAVAPEHPLAAAPEPLLREQIRQYRAVTVHDSSRHGAGMDLRVLDEQKTLSVHDFPSKLQAQLAGLGCGYLPRYLAEPHLRSGALVERQLDSECRRDMAYLAWNESANGNAASWWRERLLTLPGLHDIYLPA